Within the Oncorhynchus mykiss isolate Arlee chromosome 4, USDA_OmykA_1.1, whole genome shotgun sequence genome, the region CCTTTCACAATATCCAATCATTACAGACCAAGTCAAGCTGAATTTGTTTACTGTATTTATGAATCATCAAGCTGGGGTGGCACACACATAATTACAAGGTGTCTGTATGCATAAAACAACAGGATATTCCATCTCATTTTCATATTCTAGACTTAAGATCTTTTGATTGCTGTTTATACACTACAGGCAGGATATCCTCCCTAGCAAACCTCACCAAACATCCTACTCATTCTATTTCTGTAGTGTTATATCAAACTAGAGTATTCTGACTTGCTCCACGCATCCCATACTTAGGTTAATGACACACTGGGTGCCGATAGCAGCCACGATGCAATATGATTCATAATAGATTCTCCACAGTTTTTGTTGTATTCCACATTTGACAGATAGGAGCAGTTATGTTTATTTTTAGAGAAATCTCAGAGGGAAAATGTTTACATAAACAGTGATGTAAATAGTGAATTGACTTAAATAGATATCTGTTTTTGAGTATTTTGTGGCGAATGCCTGGTGATCAGAAGGTAGTGAGTGATTTTTATTTGTCCCCCCCCAATCCTACCCCTTCCTATACATGTACAGTAGACCTAAGTAAGTTCCATTGGAAAACCCACACCCTATAGGAAGAGATGCTTTGGCTTCTTCCCCAGGAATTCACCAACCCATAGGGCAAGTGATACAGTAACATCTATCACTGCCCCCTTTCCCTACCTAACTTGAAGAAATGCAAGCAGTGTAGAGTTCACATGAGCGTCACACTTCTACAATAAAAGGTGATCCTCTTTTCTACAGCTTATTTAGACTAGAGAACTACCCGAGAGAAGatagtcacagacacacagacagagattaATCAAGGGGGAGGGACTGGAGGTTTATCACTTCATACAAACGCCCCACAGACACAGGTGAGCTGATAAGGCTGTCCGGGGCGCTCATTCAAACACAGAACGTCTGGAGAGCTGTGTGTTCTAACCCAACAGAGaagagtgaaatatattgagTGAGCATAAAGTTACCTCAGGATATAAAGACAGACACAGGTAAACTTTCAAGACTTTTAAGCAATAAGTGAATGAATGCCATGCTTCTGAaagaaaggtgctatctagaacctaaaagggttcttctgttgttcccataggagaacgctttgaagaaccctttttggttccaggcagaaccctttttgttttcaggtagaactctttttggttccaggtagaaccatttccacagagggttctacatggaacctaaaagggttctacctagagcCAAAAAGGGGACAGCCGAATAATCCTTTTGGAACCGTTTTTTTCTAAGCGTGTACAGTAAAGGTTTTTCCTCACTACAACTTGATCAAACGGTGTGGCCTACACACGGCTTTAGTTAGTGGTTACCGTGTTGACTTTGTCAGTAGAACAACCAACTTTCCAAAGAAATTGTTTATATTAATCTGGAAACAGCATAACAAGTTGTCAGTCCTACTGGATTTGAATCATACCAGCCACCTCAGTTTACCTGAGGCAGTATCTGACACATTGTCCTCATAGCTGCAGTAAGTAACTAACCACTATCAAATATCCCGATCTCTGAGAAACCTTTAAAAGCCACATACAAATCTTAGATAAATAATTGGGTCTCCATTGGAGCTAATTTGTTGAGGATCCATAATTGGAACTATCATGAAGTTTGTTGAATCTTGTACTAACTGTACAGAACTGTACAACTTGGATTTCTGTATTGTCTGAAAGATAGGGCAAATTCCTTAAAAGcagcattttttttggggggggggggttgactaaCAATACAAGCAAGACAACATAACCTTCACATTTTAGACAAATGAAGAAAGTCCCTAACCAGTTTGTCTTCCAGTCAGGAGTGAACGTTTTCCTTAGAATTCCCAACTGTTGTTCCATTACAGGTATATGAATATGAAACACTAACCTTGGGGAAAAAATATGATCTTTCCAATCTTAATCTGAGTGAAATGTGGAACTACCAGTTAGAACAAGCCATGATTGCAACACTATCTCAAAAGTTCAAGCAGCTTTAGACACATATGGTgtgaaccagtggaggctgctgaggggagtacggctcataataatagctggaacggagcaaatggaatggcatcaaacacatggaaacttcAGCCATTACCTCGAGCCTGtccttcccaattaaggtgccaccaacctcctgtggtgtgaaTGATGACATTGAGTGAAATCAAATCTAATGTAATCATAGCAACATTCaaagaaaaaaacgttttttaatGCTTTAAAGTAATAAAAGCAAGCCTCCAAGATTACTTATTAACAAACTAAGGTACCCCAGTGTTCACGTTCCAGTACAAGaggtcagaggaggctggtgggaggagctttaGGATcaatgtaatggctggaatggaatcaatggaacagagtcaaacacgTTATTTCCAGGTACCCTTCCATTGTTTCCATTGCAGCCATTAACATTGAgccccatcctcctatagctcctccccaGCCTCCTCTGTACGAGGTTGTTTAGACTTTTCCCTCTGTGAGACAATTAATTCAACATTTTTTAAGCATCAACTCTTACTAGATTAACCTTTGTGCAGAAAGCTATGTGTGTGAAGTTAGAAGAGTATTACAGTGTGTTAGCTTTGACATGCACAATAAAAACTGGTTCCTATATTATACAGTCACTGCTGCAGGAACCAGTCCATAAATGGACCAATCTCAACCTGGAATCCAAGGTCATGGCAATTGTGGCAAATTTTAGCAAAGGTTGGAATTTGGGGTGTATCTATGAAATgccaaaatgaaaaataaaactatGGAATGATTATCAGATAATTATAAATGAGTTTTCTCTATCTATTTTGTTTGTCCTCACAATTTCAGAGTTGCCCAAAGGCCAACTAGACCCTTCAACTGAGTGACCTTGAACTCACTAACTGACGTTACACACAATCAAGTCAATGCCTCTGAAGAATTCCCTGTACTTGAAATCGGCCACGATGCGCTGGCCCCGCAAGCAGAAGCGCCGTGAGCTTCTGTCAGTCAACATGATCAGCCTACCACTGGGCGACTTCCGTCACCTCTCCCACATCGGATTGGATGCCCACGGTGATACCTTCGGCGACTTCACAGCCTTTCACCGGACTGGTAGTCTCATCCTCCACAGCTCTCAAAGCCACCAGGACCTCTACTGCAAAGGGACCTCCCCAGCCCCACCCAAGCCCCCACGACTCCTCAGCCCAGAAGAGATGGATGCACAGTCCGCCGAAGCCAGAACCCTTCCCCAGGCTTTCAGGCACAATAAGTGCCACTCCCTGCCTTTACTGGAtgatgtggaggtggtggagcATGATGGGTTGTACCAACGAGAGGAGGTAAAGcaggagcaggaagaggagggagggttaACTATGGGTCCGGATGGATTTGAATTAAATGCGGCCCCCCAGCAGGTTCCTTGTCCCCCAGTGGAGGCCTCTCCAGTGGTCGAGGAAGACTCATCTTTTGCCCTGAACCTTGACCTGGGGCCATCCATACTAGAAGATGTCCTGCAGGTGATGGACCAGCTTTACCAGTGAGACTTTGAGAAGGGTGCCCCTCATACATATGATTGTAATATATTTTGTTCTAAGGGCCTTTCAAGAAACCCAAGACACTGTACCAGACACTATACATAGGGAGAACTCCAAACTCCTTCCTTTCTAATGGGAATTGAAAGAGGTTGTGCCATGGATGGACAAATTGGCTGAATCATTGTCAACTGTCAGGATGCTAATCGGCACAATTGTTTTCAATTACTGCCTACATAGAGGACAGATTGTATAATATTTCCTTCTTTTGGATGCAATATTATATAATTAGAGGGATGTGTCATATCTGGGTCAACGCATTGGACATCTACCCTTCTCAGGTGAAAGCTCTGTGAGCCAATGACACCACTCCACCTGGGTCATGTGACCTAATGACGGACAATGTCACATATTTGTATCTAGAGGAGACATGTTGTGAAAGGGAAGAAAGACAGACTGTAAACTATGAGACAGGGCTGTGAGACAGACATTTATGACTGAAGCTTGTCTGACAACTTCTGTGGTGAAACACCGAAAGAACACTGGTTGCTAATGAGAACTAGCTCTCCCATAGTATCTAAGTCAGCTACAGTATGACTCACTCAAGTGTATACGTATAGACCGATCTCTTGTTTTTCTTACCAAGTACTCAAGGGGAAAGTTCACTAACAAACCTTTATGAATATACTACTTTATGCGTCTTTATGACATGGTTTATGGCTTGACTGTGAATAGTATCAGTCTATAAAAGTTTCTTCGGAAAAGCAAAGATCACCAACAATCCTTTTCCCATATCATAATCTGTTAGACTAAAGTGGAGCATGAACTCTGCCCAGCACAATGAAAGCACATTGTGTTTAAACTCTATAGAGTAAGCTTTCATTTgtgaaataaaaaacagaaaggtAAGATAGTGCTTACTTTTTGCATCTGAGCCAATTTATTCTTTAACATCACTGCTTCCTCCTGGTGGCCCATCTTCTAACAACTATCACATCCATTTGTCTTTCTACACCACCTGAAGGACATATTTCACAGCCTTATATTGGCTGGTATGTGCATCTTCAGTACTTCATGGTCCAATGGGTCAATGTCCATTATTTAAATATATTCGTTTTTATAAATCTCCCTCAAGCTTTTTGACAGAAACTACTGTATCAAGAATAATCCAGAGCAAATTACAGTTGAGTACCTACTTGTTTTACTT harbors:
- the LOC110522305 gene encoding cdc42 effector protein 3-like; its protein translation is MPLKNSLYLKSATMRWPRKQKRRELLSVNMISLPLGDFRHLSHIGLDAHGDTFGDFTAFHRTGSLILHSSQSHQDLYCKGTSPAPPKPPRLLSPEEMDAQSAEARTLPQAFRHNKCHSLPLLDDVEVVEHDGLYQREEVKQEQEEEGGLTMGPDGFELNAAPQQVPCPPVEASPVVEEDSSFALNLDLGPSILEDVLQVMDQLYQ